One window from the genome of Bacillota bacterium encodes:
- a CDS encoding thioredoxin family protein has product MALLSAKDRSYLQTLFAKVPKKAKVLVFTDGKDGKGACQYCGQTVELIQELAGLSDRVEYEVVDIGESPEKAQLYDVDKVPALVLLREDGTDTRARYFGIPAGYEFGSLVEDLVDISNEKTRLSDATRERLSQVSEPVHIQVFVTPTCPYCPKAVRLAHQFAMESPFIRADMVEALEFPELADRYGVYGVPKTVINDKEEVEGAVPEAVMLQYVLAAVGMGESPEDPWGAAAQGEDGEHHHHHDHDGHGH; this is encoded by the coding sequence TTGGCACTGCTTTCGGCTAAGGACCGGTCGTACCTTCAGACCCTGTTCGCCAAGGTACCGAAGAAGGCAAAGGTGCTCGTTTTTACCGACGGCAAGGACGGTAAGGGCGCCTGCCAGTACTGCGGCCAGACGGTGGAGCTCATCCAGGAACTGGCAGGCCTGAGCGACCGTGTCGAGTACGAGGTCGTGGATATCGGCGAGTCGCCGGAAAAGGCGCAGCTTTACGACGTGGACAAGGTGCCGGCGCTGGTGCTGCTGCGAGAGGACGGCACCGATACCCGCGCCAGGTATTTCGGTATCCCGGCGGGGTACGAGTTCGGCAGCCTCGTCGAGGACCTGGTGGACATCTCCAACGAGAAGACGCGGCTTTCTGACGCGACCCGGGAGAGGCTGAGCCAGGTCTCCGAGCCGGTTCACATCCAGGTCTTCGTCACGCCGACGTGCCCGTACTGCCCGAAGGCCGTGCGGCTCGCGCATCAGTTCGCCATGGAGAGCCCGTTCATCCGGGCCGACATGGTGGAGGCGCTGGAGTTCCCCGAACTGGCCGACCGGTACGGGGTCTACGGGGTCCCCAAGACGGTCATCAACGACAAGGAGGAGGTCGAGGGCGCCGTTCCCGAGGCCGTGATGCTGCAGTACGTGCTGGCGGCGGTCGGCATGGGGGAGTCGCCCGAGGACCCTTGGGGTGCGGCCGCGCAGGGCGAAGACGGGGAGCACCATCACCACCACGATCACGACGGGCACGGCCACTGA